From the Pomacea canaliculata isolate SZHN2017 linkage group LG14, ASM307304v1, whole genome shotgun sequence genome, one window contains:
- the LOC112555145 gene encoding uncharacterized protein LOC112555145, with product MDTPTVSPYPGFDRSGQYLTPRKAPRVKPEAEEYASRNLGTTNIFSSEHYEPIVTPSPSPRCPSYEARDNYQRSRGQVAGLLGGSGPAVPLESAPAPRVRPEAQSIAENHLGRGMSEILASSSQASEYAQPVPRVKVEAADQAELARGQRMGKLLHNPDGLPATARCQPRVKPEAAEIAHLGAGPQMNKIMNKYGETPRSSRPVPRVKQEAAEMASMDRGGRMQNLLNSYGKLPESARPVPRVRDGLEYASLDQGGRMSRLMHEGDTLPGDLKPPPRAPSSSGRRNVRKGKQGTVSQVFAETAKWQIVTKPGIRSTKGALG from the exons ATGGATACCCCCACTGTCAGCCCATACCCAGGTTTTGACAGATCAGGTCAGTATTTGACTCCTCGCAAAGCCCCACGTGTGAAGCCTGAGGCAGAGGAGTATGCCTCACGAAACCTAGGCACCACCAACATCTTCAGCAGTGAGCATTACGAGCCTATTGTTACACCTTCTCCGTCTCCTCGCTGTCCCTCATATGAGGCCCGAGACAACTACCAAAGATCAAGAGGTCAAGTGGCTGGACTTCTGGGAGGAAGTGGACCTGCTGTACCACTTGAGTCTGCACCGGCACCAAG AGTGCGACCAGAGGCACAGAGCATTGCTGAAAACCACTTGGGAAGAGGGATGTCAGAAATTCTGGCAAGTTCCAGCCAGGCTTCAGAATATGCCCAACCAGTTCCCAGGGTGAAGGTGGAAGCAGCTGACCAGGCAGAGCTGGCTCGGGGTCAGAGAATGGGTAAACTTCTCCACAACCCTGATGGCCTACCTGCCACTGCCAGATGCCAACCTCGTGTTAAGCCAGAGGCAGCTGAAATAGCACACTTGGGTGCCGGTCCTCAAATGAATAAGATAATGAACAA ATATGGTGAAACACCAAGGTCAAGTCGACCAGTTCCACGTGTTAAACAGGAAGCAGCAGAGATGGCTAGTATGGACAGAGGTGGGCGCATGCAGAACCTACTGAACAGTTATGGGAAACTGCCAGAGTCAGCACGGCCGGTTCCACGCGTCAGAGATGGACTGGAGTATGCCAGCCTCGATCAGGGGGGCCGCATGTCTCGGCTCATGCATGAAGGGGATACACTGCCAGGTGATTTGAAACCACCTCCTCGAGCACCATCCTCTTCTGGACGACGCAATGTGAGGAAGGGCAAACAAGGAACCGTCAGCCAAGTCTTTGCAGAGACTGCAAAGTGGCAGATTGTGACAAAACCTGGCATTCGCAGTACGAAAGGTGCGTTAGGGTGA